The following nucleotide sequence is from Desulfocurvibacter africanus subsp. africanus DSM 2603.
TCCTCACTCCGCGCCCCGAATCCGTTATTGCAACAGGCTTGGCCACCACCTTAGGGCAGGGTGGCGATTCCCTGGCCACGGTTGAACATCTCATGGCCGCGGTGCGCGGTCTGGGTATCGATAATATTCTGGTCGACGTCGAAGGTGGGGAGATCCCCATCATGGACGGTAGCGCGGCTTCCTTCGTGTACCTTCTGCGCATGGCGGGGGAGCGTACACTTTCGGCGCGGCGCAAGGTTTATAGGGTGACTAAGCCCGTGGAATTCAAGCGTGAGGGCAAGCTCATCCGTGCTGAGCCCTGCGACGGTTTCCATGTGGATTACACGATCGAATTTCCCCACCCACTGATTGGCCGTCAAAGTCTGGCCATGCAGGTCACGCCCCAGAGCTTCACCGCCATGCTGGCTAAGGCAAGAACCTTCGGGTTTTTGCGGGAGGTGGAGTACTTGCGCAAGAATGGGCTGGCTTTGGGCGGTTCTCTGGACAACGCCGTGGTCCTGGATGATTACGGAGTCGTCAATACCGAAGGGTTGCGTTTCTCGGACGAGTTCGTTCGCCACAAGATTCTCGATTTTGTGGGCGACATGGCGGTGCTCGACGCTCCTCTCTGGGGCAGCTTTACGGTCTTCGCCAGCGGCCATGCCCTGAATAACGCCTTCTTGCGGCATCTCTGGGTCAATGCCGACGAGTACCTTGAGGAAGTTTCGCTTGGTCTCGAGCCCGTGGCTGGTCTGGAGGCTGAACCGGATATGGTGACGGCATCGGCGGCCGTCCTGGCTTAAGGCGGCATAGCAGAGGCGAATTCTTCTGTTAATACGAGCTTTGCAAAGGTCCCGCCATTTGTGGCGGGACCTTTTTTAATCCGCGAATGGCTGAATTGTTCATTATCTGGGCAGTCTCTGAAAATAAATTGCCTGTAGGGGTTGCGTGTCAGGTAATAAATGGATAAAGACACGCTTCGCTGTGGGGCGATCCAAAGAGATTCAGTCCTGACGCAGGTTTTTTGTTCTTTCACATATGGTGCGGATGGGAACAAGCTTCGGAATCTGTTCTTGCCTTTTTAGGAGCCTGCGGATATAAGCAGCAGTTCAATTGCTGCTGGCGTAGCTCAATTGGCAGAGCAGCTGATTTGTAATCAGCAGGTTGCGGGTTCAAGTCCCATCGCCAGCTCCAGAATAATAGGGTGGGGTTCCCGAGTGGCCAAAGGGAACAGACTGTAAATCTGTCGGCGTAAGCCTTCGGAGGTTCGAATCCTCCCCCCACCACCATGCAAATTAGCGGCGCAGACTGTAGGAGGCGGGTCAAACCTGTTGTTTGACTACAGAGAATGCGGGAATAGCTCAATTGGCTAGAGCATCAGCCTTCCAAGCTGAGGGTTGCGGGTTCGAGTCCCGTTTCCCGCTCCACCGTTCTCTTCGCAAGCCTTGCTCCAGTCTTGATAGGCCCACGTAGCTCAGTAGGTAGAGCACATCCTTGGTAAGGATGAGGTCATCGGTTCAATTCCGATCGTGGGCTCCACTACACATAACTTGGAAATAACGATAGACTCTCGATGAGGTCGGAACCAGTAGGGGGTACTTACCATGGGTAAAGCGAAATTCGAGCGGAAGAAGCCGCACGTAAACATCGGCACCATCGGTCACATCGACCATGGCAAGACCACGCTGACGGCCGCCATCACCAAGACCCTGTCCATGAAGGGCTGGGCCC
It contains:
- the lpxC gene encoding UDP-3-O-acyl-N-acetylglucosamine deacetylase, whose protein sequence is MLQKTIHKSVACSGIGLHSGKKVRLVLRPAGESTGILFALQNGSGRRFLTPRPESVIATGLATTLGQGGDSLATVEHLMAAVRGLGIDNILVDVEGGEIPIMDGSAASFVYLLRMAGERTLSARRKVYRVTKPVEFKREGKLIRAEPCDGFHVDYTIEFPHPLIGRQSLAMQVTPQSFTAMLAKARTFGFLREVEYLRKNGLALGGSLDNAVVLDDYGVVNTEGLRFSDEFVRHKILDFVGDMAVLDAPLWGSFTVFASGHALNNAFLRHLWVNADEYLEEVSLGLEPVAGLEAEPDMVTASAAVLA